One region of Metallosphaera sedula DSM 5348 genomic DNA includes:
- a CDS encoding type II/IV secretion system ATPase subunit: MMEPRDVKVIRPKYQGDIIQEYDVKGVYPDYDVAFPKVKIIRNQTDVYYDIEEPNINQSQLELLKKAHKALYYTLKPSEVDRLVTSYLDYVGRDKVIGYYVVRDILRYDVLTTLLDDEQIEDVSYSPTAPSSPVFVFHRGYGTWISTNVILDSSEANYLVQKIAFKSGKSITLARPILDAMTPEGYRIALTYGREVSPTGSTISIRKPIKEVWTLPYMVVRRRIMPPLVASALWFVLQNRGVILVVGRSGSGKTTLINALLTVAPPSWKIVTVEEIPELRVIYPNWVRLVSRKPTLMTEYSESAEIPLDRLISHTFRVRPDLVSVGEVRSKEEIREFIHSVAAGHGGITSLHAEDFASLKARFNYAGVDDSFFAIVSMVVFVNSYNVSGKLVRRVQEVGEVVLRDGEAHYVPLATYSPVSDSYVVDILHSKRLMTMASLKGYTEGDLKANLEKKVKFMLETAGLPQPEYEKRIRSYYEEEGIV, from the coding sequence ATGATGGAGCCGAGAGACGTCAAGGTAATAAGACCCAAGTATCAGGGCGATATCATCCAGGAGTACGACGTCAAGGGGGTTTACCCCGATTACGATGTTGCCTTCCCCAAGGTTAAGATCATCAGGAACCAAACTGACGTGTATTACGACATTGAGGAGCCCAACATAAACCAGTCCCAACTTGAGCTCCTGAAGAAGGCGCACAAGGCACTCTACTACACCCTCAAGCCCTCTGAGGTGGACCGCCTGGTCACCTCCTACCTAGACTACGTTGGTAGGGACAAGGTTATAGGCTATTACGTGGTCAGGGACATCTTAAGATATGACGTCCTCACAACCCTCCTAGACGACGAGCAGATAGAAGATGTGTCCTACTCTCCCACCGCCCCATCCTCACCCGTGTTCGTGTTCCACAGAGGGTACGGAACCTGGATCTCCACTAACGTGATCCTTGACTCCAGCGAGGCCAACTATCTGGTTCAGAAGATCGCCTTCAAGAGCGGTAAATCCATCACCCTAGCTAGGCCAATCCTAGACGCCATGACCCCTGAGGGTTACCGTATTGCTCTGACCTACGGAAGGGAGGTCTCTCCCACTGGCTCAACTATCTCCATAAGGAAGCCGATCAAGGAGGTCTGGACTCTCCCCTACATGGTAGTAAGGAGGAGGATAATGCCACCCCTCGTAGCCTCAGCGCTCTGGTTCGTCCTTCAGAATCGCGGTGTCATACTCGTGGTCGGGAGATCTGGTTCGGGTAAAACGACCCTGATCAACGCCTTGCTCACAGTTGCCCCACCCTCCTGGAAGATAGTCACGGTGGAGGAGATACCAGAGCTAAGGGTAATCTACCCCAACTGGGTGAGGCTTGTGTCCAGGAAGCCAACCCTAATGACCGAGTACAGTGAGTCTGCTGAGATTCCACTGGATCGACTCATCTCCCACACCTTCAGGGTTAGGCCCGACCTGGTCTCGGTGGGTGAGGTAAGGTCTAAGGAGGAGATAAGGGAGTTCATTCACTCAGTAGCTGCAGGTCACGGTGGAATCACTTCGCTACACGCTGAGGACTTTGCCTCCCTAAAGGCTAGGTTCAACTATGCTGGGGTAGACGACTCCTTCTTCGCGATTGTGTCCATGGTGGTATTCGTGAACTCCTACAACGTTAGTGGTAAACTAGTAAGGAGGGTCCAGGAGGTCGGTGAGGTAGTCCTGAGGGACGGTGAGGCACATTACGTTCCGCTTGCGACCTACTCTCCCGTGTCTGACTCTTACGTGGTGGACATACTCCACAGCAAGAGGTTAATGACCATGGCCTCACTCAAGGGTTACACTGAGGGAGATCTTAAGGCAAACTTAGAGAAGAAGGTTAAGTTTATGCTAGAGACCGCCGGTCTACCGCAACCTGAATACGAGAAAAGGATAAGGTCCTACTACGAGGAGGAGGGTATAGTATGA
- a CDS encoding thiamine pyrophosphate-dependent enzyme, whose product MSEELEKEERMYKSIIKTIKQAPLEEFYASGHRTCQGCESALLMRYLAKISGERTIVVGATGCMYVANTTYYTTSWVVPWVHTQLGGSGGAALGTAAALRALMRKGKIKEEPINVIVFCGDLGCADMGLSGVSNAMTYDYNLLIILYDNESSANTDIQETSMTPYGAQTSFSRPGTARRIMKRRWKKSVVPMIIAGHRNVRYAATTSPAYPLDTLNKIKKALSAGGPTFIHSLDPCPKGWDYDPMYSHELGTLAVETGIWPLYEYIDGKIIYNEPTKGIVEGRIKRKPVREYLEKQGRFSHFVEEDFEHFQKMVDEMYESWEIPGVMPIKSVELARK is encoded by the coding sequence ATGAGTGAAGAGTTAGAAAAAGAGGAAAGGATGTATAAGTCAATAATCAAGACAATAAAGCAGGCTCCTCTGGAGGAGTTTTACGCCTCCGGCCATAGGACCTGCCAAGGTTGCGAGTCAGCCCTACTCATGAGGTATCTCGCCAAGATATCTGGAGAGAGAACCATAGTCGTTGGAGCGACGGGGTGCATGTATGTCGCAAACACCACATACTACACGACGTCATGGGTAGTCCCGTGGGTTCACACTCAGCTCGGAGGATCGGGTGGAGCTGCCCTGGGGACAGCAGCGGCGCTGAGGGCTCTCATGAGAAAGGGAAAGATAAAGGAGGAACCCATAAACGTAATAGTGTTCTGCGGAGATCTGGGTTGCGCAGACATGGGTCTCTCAGGCGTATCAAACGCCATGACCTATGACTATAATCTCCTAATAATATTATATGATAATGAGTCATCCGCCAACACCGACATCCAGGAAACGAGCATGACTCCCTACGGGGCACAAACTTCCTTCAGTAGACCAGGTACCGCCAGGAGAATCATGAAGAGAAGGTGGAAGAAGAGCGTAGTCCCCATGATAATAGCTGGGCACAGAAACGTGAGATATGCCGCGACCACTAGTCCCGCATATCCTCTGGACACCTTAAACAAGATAAAGAAGGCGCTCAGTGCAGGCGGTCCAACGTTCATTCACTCTCTAGATCCATGTCCGAAGGGATGGGACTACGACCCCATGTACTCACACGAGCTTGGGACCCTTGCTGTGGAGACCGGTATATGGCCTCTCTATGAGTATATTGACGGTAAGATAATCTATAACGAACCAACCAAGGGTATTGTGGAGGGGAGGATCAAGAGGAAACCCGTCAGGGAGTACCTGGAGAAGCAAGGAAGGTTCTCCCACTTCGTGGAGGAGGACTTCGAGCATTTCCAGAAAATGGTAGATGAGATGTATGAGAGCTGGGAGATACCTGGAGTGATGCCCATCAAATCTGTGGAATTAGCAAGGAAATAA
- a CDS encoding pyruvate ferredoxin oxidoreductase, translating to MTQVAEKEILLNGTQAVAYAAMYADVDVTAAYPIRPYTEVMDTISKLIADGQLDAEFIVAEGEHGQFEIVKHASLVGARTLVGTSGVGWLYGMEAIVVTATDRAPVVAVIGNRALDDPGAYGVEHNDALMVRDVGWLLVWVDTAQEAFDTALLAYRIGEDPRVLIPVGVSMDGGFLTHSEQIVRLPDKELVKNFLPPYDRGKLRVHPDNPISVAPQVNEDWVTEIRRQHDEGMERARTVIKEAYESFKKTFGRYPGTTRDITMPENPFVEPYMVEDADVVLVGMGTVSKPMKVAIKNMREKGIKAGMLRIRWFRPFPAEDVMKYLANAKVVCVVDRDYSLGSPFRGGVVYHEVRSSLYDLDERPKVLSFIGGLGGREITIQDVEKIIKIGVEQRDTPLTRHTYWVNVRGDPW from the coding sequence ATGACTCAGGTAGCAGAGAAGGAAATTCTCCTTAACGGAACGCAGGCCGTTGCCTACGCTGCAATGTATGCTGACGTTGATGTTACCGCAGCCTACCCCATCAGACCCTACACGGAGGTTATGGACACAATATCGAAGCTAATTGCCGACGGACAGCTTGACGCAGAGTTCATAGTGGCTGAGGGAGAGCACGGCCAGTTCGAAATAGTAAAGCACGCCTCCCTGGTGGGAGCTAGAACATTGGTGGGAACCAGCGGAGTGGGATGGCTCTATGGAATGGAGGCCATAGTGGTCACTGCCACTGATAGGGCACCCGTGGTGGCAGTGATAGGAAACAGGGCGCTTGACGATCCTGGAGCTTACGGTGTGGAACATAACGACGCATTGATGGTGAGGGACGTGGGATGGCTCCTAGTCTGGGTTGATACGGCACAGGAGGCCTTTGACACGGCACTCTTAGCCTATAGGATTGGTGAGGATCCTAGGGTTCTGATCCCAGTGGGCGTTTCCATGGACGGCGGTTTCTTGACCCACTCAGAGCAGATCGTGAGGCTCCCGGACAAGGAACTAGTCAAGAATTTCCTACCGCCATACGACAGGGGTAAGCTCAGGGTTCACCCAGATAACCCCATTAGCGTGGCCCCGCAGGTAAATGAGGACTGGGTTACGGAAATTAGAAGACAGCATGACGAAGGTATGGAGAGGGCTAGGACCGTGATCAAGGAGGCCTACGAGTCGTTCAAGAAGACCTTTGGAAGATATCCTGGTACCACAAGGGACATCACCATGCCGGAGAACCCATTCGTCGAGCCCTACATGGTGGAGGACGCGGACGTCGTTCTAGTGGGGATGGGAACGGTCTCGAAACCCATGAAGGTTGCCATAAAGAACATGAGAGAGAAGGGGATTAAGGCTGGAATGCTCAGGATTAGGTGGTTCAGGCCATTCCCGGCAGAAGACGTAATGAAGTATCTAGCTAACGCGAAGGTGGTCTGCGTAGTTGACAGGGACTATTCCCTAGGTTCGCCATTCAGGGGAGGTGTGGTATACCACGAGGTTAGATCCTCACTCTATGATCTCGATGAGAGACCCAAGGTACTCAGCTTCATAGGCGGTCTAGGGGGTAGGGAGATCACGATCCAAGACGTTGAGAAGATAATCAAGATTGGAGTGGAACAAAGGGATACTCCCCTCACTAGACACACTTACTGGGTGAACGTGAGGGGTGACCCCTGGTAG
- a CDS encoding 4Fe-4S dicluster-binding protein, which yields MGEDVKYVEITYRGIFQKRLAKYIAEGLVYMSRSMGKSAVSFGRYGDSPERNGVPAKYYVALGSVSEEDLIGYSTRVEPEYVDVIAVLDDTLLKGVESWAWQGVQPINLKLREGGAMIVTSRKPMEEVVKLTPSKEFNWTLGKLNWDRSFSGLWAFNDDTTMERVWGAIARVRPDIVDIQHVVEYVKSHKKDKLNERLKAVEEAYEGLVTKTMNPGEGVEFKYNPPRLLTWQEMMEGTAIPAVPRGGRNEQFKRGTTKTERPTVDFDACIKCDLCWVYCPDGCFDKTPEGYYDIAYDYCVGCGICAEVCPVKNCIVMVDEKRLPDYTRPYSMWKANKAEYKKWLQNARQEVRERPIVPGLGR from the coding sequence ATGGGAGAAGATGTAAAGTATGTGGAGATAACGTATAGGGGGATATTTCAGAAGAGGCTGGCCAAGTATATTGCAGAGGGGTTAGTGTACATGTCGAGATCCATGGGGAAGTCTGCCGTCTCCTTCGGAAGGTATGGAGACTCTCCTGAGAGGAACGGAGTACCAGCAAAATACTACGTGGCCCTGGGAAGCGTGAGCGAGGAAGATCTCATAGGTTATTCCACTAGAGTTGAACCAGAGTACGTGGACGTTATAGCTGTTCTAGATGATACCCTTCTCAAGGGAGTTGAGTCTTGGGCATGGCAGGGCGTTCAACCAATCAATCTTAAGCTCAGGGAGGGTGGGGCCATGATAGTTACCTCAAGGAAGCCCATGGAAGAGGTCGTGAAGCTGACTCCTTCAAAGGAATTTAACTGGACTCTAGGGAAACTGAACTGGGACAGATCATTCTCAGGGTTGTGGGCCTTCAACGACGACACCACAATGGAAAGGGTTTGGGGAGCCATAGCCAGGGTGAGGCCTGACATAGTGGATATCCAGCACGTGGTGGAGTATGTTAAGTCGCATAAGAAGGATAAGTTAAACGAGAGGTTGAAGGCTGTGGAGGAGGCGTATGAGGGGCTAGTCACAAAGACCATGAATCCTGGAGAAGGTGTGGAATTCAAGTACAATCCTCCTAGACTCCTAACCTGGCAAGAGATGATGGAGGGGACAGCAATCCCCGCTGTTCCACGCGGAGGTAGAAACGAGCAGTTCAAGAGGGGAACGACGAAAACGGAGAGACCCACGGTGGATTTTGATGCCTGCATAAAGTGCGACCTATGCTGGGTCTATTGTCCTGACGGCTGTTTCGACAAGACGCCAGAGGGTTATTACGACATAGCCTATGACTACTGCGTGGGATGCGGGATTTGCGCAGAGGTATGCCCAGTGAAGAACTGCATAGTCATGGTCGATGAGAAAAGACTACCGGACTACACAAGGCCTTACTCCATGTGGAAGGCCAACAAGGCTGAGTACAAGAAATGGCTCCAGAACGCGAGGCAAGAGGTAAGGGAAAGACCAATTGTACCGGGGTTGGGAAGATGA
- a CDS encoding Lrp/AsnC family transcriptional regulator, translating into MQDYKLDEVDMKILERLRYNAKFTLTVLSKELDMPVSTIRYRIKKLEESKVILGYVPLIDRTNLGYKVSLILEIDTIPKYIERVVNEISQFPPIVRVYGVDSGPKLHVHAIFKEEEEAYSFISHRLYNIKGINSVETSKIIRRYKIDPSILL; encoded by the coding sequence ATGCAAGACTACAAACTTGACGAGGTAGATATGAAGATTCTTGAGAGGCTGAGATACAATGCAAAGTTTACTCTTACCGTGCTGTCAAAGGAACTTGATATGCCAGTAAGCACCATTAGATATAGGATAAAGAAGTTGGAGGAGAGCAAGGTTATTCTAGGCTACGTCCCCTTAATAGATAGGACAAACCTTGGATATAAGGTCTCGCTGATCCTAGAAATTGACACAATCCCGAAGTACATAGAGAGAGTAGTCAATGAAATTTCCCAGTTCCCTCCCATAGTTAGGGTATATGGCGTAGATAGTGGACCTAAGCTTCACGTTCACGCCATATTTAAGGAAGAGGAGGAGGCGTATTCTTTCATCTCACATAGACTCTACAATATTAAGGGGATTAACTCCGTCGAAACCTCCAAGATCATAAGGAGGTACAAGATCGATCCTTCTATCCTACTTTAA
- a CDS encoding MFS transporter, translated as MESGIKYKSPYGEYTIVVDDVGRKYRVGEDVKAITKRILGYPIGRRLLLLGAWMSFFFGSVLEYGWGAASTTVISHYGWSLAEGFFNYTVYVLFQATICATIFQRLREKGLISPRRALLFGGALLMVAYYLFSNSFEPWIAYLGYAAIGGIGAGLGYAVGGGIVNKWFPEKRGWRLGLVNGAWAYGAVPYILLYIYAFNSSDFQEILYITGLTIGIGLMIAGLLVADPPKHWWPKDVDPIAARQGKLKSRELKVNPPAVAQWTPREMLATPMGKAQMISFTLALAASLFNVSFYAPFGAAMGFGGGIAFAVGAAGFALTDGLGRPMQGFISSLIGRRKAVTIFYTFMGLGGLGVLYAGLAHLAIPWAILAVATGAVSGACFVFDWLLIADYFGENNIGKNWSIPYALKVVGGAFGGIIAALILTFVSGGTWADVVTGASINITPLAWEVVFWIGAIFSLIAAGLVWFVEKPPTVEDYIKTRIKLNEPIPEEVASKIPREKLQALMQKYGR; from the coding sequence ATGGAAAGCGGAATAAAGTATAAGTCTCCATATGGCGAATACACCATCGTTGTCGATGATGTGGGAAGAAAATATAGGGTAGGAGAGGACGTCAAGGCAATAACTAAGAGAATACTAGGCTATCCCATAGGTAGAAGGTTGTTGTTACTGGGGGCATGGATGTCATTTTTCTTCGGAAGCGTGCTAGAGTACGGTTGGGGCGCTGCGTCTACCACAGTTATTTCTCACTATGGATGGTCACTGGCCGAAGGCTTCTTCAACTACACGGTCTACGTCCTGTTTCAGGCAACCATATGTGCAACCATATTCCAAAGATTAAGGGAAAAAGGACTGATTAGCCCCAGGAGGGCTTTGCTGTTTGGTGGAGCCCTACTCATGGTGGCGTATTATCTCTTCTCCAACTCCTTCGAACCTTGGATAGCGTACTTGGGTTACGCCGCAATAGGAGGTATAGGGGCGGGTCTTGGATATGCGGTAGGTGGAGGGATAGTTAACAAGTGGTTCCCCGAAAAGAGAGGTTGGAGACTCGGACTTGTTAACGGCGCGTGGGCGTACGGTGCTGTTCCGTACATTCTGCTTTACATTTATGCATTCAACTCGAGTGACTTCCAGGAGATATTGTACATAACTGGTCTCACTATAGGGATAGGGCTGATGATAGCTGGGCTCCTAGTGGCCGATCCTCCTAAGCATTGGTGGCCTAAGGACGTGGATCCTATTGCAGCCAGGCAAGGTAAGTTGAAGTCAAGGGAGTTGAAAGTTAACCCTCCTGCTGTGGCACAGTGGACTCCTAGGGAAATGTTGGCAACTCCCATGGGTAAGGCACAGATGATTTCCTTCACCCTTGCCCTTGCTGCATCCCTCTTCAACGTATCATTCTACGCTCCGTTCGGAGCTGCCATGGGCTTCGGTGGAGGTATCGCATTCGCTGTAGGTGCAGCTGGATTCGCTTTAACCGACGGTCTAGGAAGACCCATGCAAGGTTTCATCTCTAGCCTGATTGGAAGGAGGAAAGCCGTGACCATATTCTATACGTTCATGGGACTAGGAGGTCTAGGAGTCCTTTATGCTGGGCTGGCTCACTTAGCAATACCGTGGGCAATACTCGCAGTGGCTACTGGCGCTGTTTCGGGTGCATGCTTCGTCTTCGATTGGTTACTTATTGCTGATTACTTCGGCGAGAATAACATAGGCAAGAATTGGAGCATTCCGTACGCACTAAAGGTGGTGGGAGGAGCCTTCGGAGGTATAATAGCCGCATTGATACTGACTTTCGTGAGCGGGGGTACGTGGGCTGACGTCGTGACGGGGGCCTCAATAAACATCACTCCACTAGCCTGGGAGGTAGTGTTCTGGATAGGTGCCATTTTCTCGTTAATAGCTGCGGGCCTAGTGTGGTTTGTTGAGAAGCCTCCAACCGTAGAAGACTACATAAAAACTAGAATAAAGTTGAATGAGCCCATACCCGAAGAGGTGGCGTCTAAGATACCAAGGGAAAAGTTACAAGCCCTAATGCAAAAGTACGGCAGATAA
- a CDS encoding cupredoxin domain-containing protein translates to MDKFSLSKSGQNRAMRRIFKRIPKASLLFFLVAGLFGLPMAISATTPTPQHWIVYVGGQAMSGNTMIMTMGYFPEIITIDVGDSITFVINSTEPHTITFLSGNPPLNPFSPQALAPIGGSVYNGTGIVSSGLLSQGQNYTLTFTKAGVYVYQCLIHPGMMGVVIVNPAGTPYPMTQAQYDQLASQQSSQSLASGLSLLQQVNLPATQGPNGTVIWHVDVGQQTPVSTEVTLNSMNSKVSGSAILTMTAPGVLTVQVSLTGLLPGETYNVGIFQGAAEAGGKSLYNLNPVVEASNGTGSSVTTLTLPPLSPFIPTSFGIPSAGWYINVSNSGNAVAAGDIIFPVSSVMGFLPNTLTIHAGDTVVWTDVDPDEVHTVTFVPQGMPIPEFGTPTSLIPTKSHIFNGTGYYNSGPMIAGVSYNLTFVTPGVYTYVCLLHDGMGMVGTIIVLPSTPSSNPQATLLSKQMSELNNTLNSLNSQVSQIGSLTSQVGQLNSQVSSLNSQVSQIGSLSSQISSLNGSQASYENSVNSKISSLYSLLTVLIVLVVISLILNVVLIARRR, encoded by the coding sequence ATGGATAAGTTCTCTCTATCCAAATCAGGTCAAAATAGGGCAATGCGCAGAATTTTCAAGAGAATTCCAAAGGCCTCACTACTCTTTTTCCTAGTAGCAGGGCTCTTTGGGCTTCCAATGGCTATCAGCGCAACTACACCAACCCCACAACATTGGATAGTTTACGTAGGCGGACAGGCAATGAGTGGGAACACCATGATTATGACCATGGGCTATTTTCCTGAGATAATCACCATTGACGTGGGAGATAGTATCACCTTCGTTATCAACTCAACGGAGCCTCACACCATCACATTCCTCAGCGGAAATCCGCCCTTGAATCCCTTCTCTCCACAGGCCCTAGCGCCCATAGGGGGATCGGTCTATAACGGCACGGGGATAGTATCCTCAGGCCTTCTATCTCAAGGTCAAAACTACACCTTAACTTTCACTAAGGCTGGAGTTTACGTATATCAATGTCTGATTCATCCAGGTATGATGGGTGTGGTCATCGTTAATCCTGCGGGTACCCCATACCCAATGACTCAGGCACAGTACGATCAGTTAGCATCACAACAAAGCTCCCAATCCCTGGCAAGCGGTTTATCTCTACTGCAACAGGTTAATCTACCCGCAACCCAAGGTCCTAACGGAACGGTCATCTGGCATGTGGACGTCGGTCAGCAGACTCCAGTTAGCACCGAAGTCACCCTTAACTCGATGAACTCTAAGGTTAGCGGTTCTGCCATCTTGACAATGACCGCACCAGGAGTGCTCACCGTTCAGGTTAGTCTTACAGGTTTACTTCCAGGAGAGACCTACAATGTTGGTATCTTCCAAGGAGCAGCCGAGGCTGGAGGAAAATCATTATATAATCTTAACCCAGTGGTTGAAGCCTCAAACGGGACTGGAAGCTCTGTCACAACTCTCACCCTTCCGCCACTTAGCCCATTTATACCAACGAGCTTTGGAATACCCTCTGCCGGATGGTATATTAACGTCAGCAACTCTGGTAACGCCGTTGCTGCCGGAGATATAATTTTCCCAGTCTCTAGCGTAATGGGATTCCTTCCGAATACCCTAACGATACACGCAGGAGATACTGTGGTGTGGACAGACGTTGATCCGGACGAAGTACATACGGTTACATTTGTTCCACAGGGGATGCCAATTCCTGAGTTTGGAACGCCCACAAGCCTCATACCTACAAAGAGCCATATATTCAATGGAACAGGTTACTATAACTCCGGCCCCATGATAGCGGGAGTAAGCTACAACCTGACCTTCGTTACTCCAGGAGTTTATACCTATGTTTGTTTGCTACATGACGGCATGGGTATGGTAGGGACAATAATCGTGTTGCCTTCCACACCGTCATCGAATCCCCAAGCGACACTTCTTAGCAAGCAGATGTCTGAACTTAACAATACCCTAAACTCACTAAACTCACAGGTTAGTCAAATAGGCTCTCTAACCTCTCAGGTGGGTCAACTCAACAGTCAAGTAAGCTCACTAAACTCACAGGTTAGTCAAATAGGCTCCCTCAGCTCCCAGATATCATCCTTGAATGGCTCCCAGGCCTCCTATGAGAACAGCGTAAACAGCAAGATCTCCTCACTTTACTCACTCCTCACGGTCCTCATAGTTCTTGTGGTAATCTCTCTAATTCTGAACGTTGTCCTGATAGCTAGAAGAAGGTAA
- a CDS encoding Lrp/AsnC family transcriptional regulator, whose translation MPSYRLDHVDMRILDKLRSNARFTFSDLSKELDIPASTLRYRIRKLEDNKVILGYYPLIDGINLGFKVSMILIIDSVPKYIESVVKEILQFPSVIRIYGVDSGPRLHVHALFREEEEAYAFISERLYKIEGITSVETSKVIKRYKTDPSFSL comes from the coding sequence ATGCCTAGTTACAGACTTGACCACGTTGACATGAGGATCCTAGATAAACTGAGATCTAATGCTAGGTTTACTTTTTCAGATCTCTCGAAGGAGCTGGATATTCCTGCTAGCACCCTGAGGTATAGGATAAGAAAGTTGGAAGATAACAAGGTTATCTTAGGTTACTATCCCCTAATAGATGGGATCAACTTAGGCTTCAAGGTCTCCATGATATTAATTATCGATTCAGTCCCCAAATATATTGAGAGCGTAGTTAAGGAGATCCTACAATTTCCCTCAGTAATTAGAATTTATGGTGTAGATAGTGGACCAAGACTCCATGTACATGCCCTCTTCAGGGAGGAAGAGGAGGCATATGCGTTCATCTCAGAGAGGCTATATAAAATAGAGGGAATAACCTCAGTGGAGACGTCTAAGGTGATAAAAAGGTATAAAACAGATCCCTCATTTTCGCTCTGA